From the genome of Mastacembelus armatus chromosome 12, fMasArm1.2, whole genome shotgun sequence:
TGAGAGAAGACAGGAGACTGTCAGTGAGCATGGACAAGAGTCACCGTAGAGCCTAATACATAGTTTTATACAACACCAAGGAGTGAAAGGCCACTgtattaaatgtttgtgtgtgctatGTGTactgtgtgcatgagtgtgtgtgtgtgtgtgtgagagagagagagcttacAGTCAGCAGGTCAAATGCCAGTTAATACaggcacacagagacaaaacaatAGTTTTTAAGACTGAATTTGAGTTAATGTAATCTGTATAGACATCTGCCAAATTAGCTCTGAATACAGTTTCTGCTTTGTATTCTTTAGTTACGCAAAATGAGGGAACTTAGAAAAAATGTTATAGGATATTATAGATAAAATCAATTTAACTAAAAGAACACCCTCCAGCCCCTCAGCCTACAGTAATCAATGATCGTTTACAAATTTAGTTTATGACTGTGTCATTGTGTTCTCAAATCCCATGACAGTCAAGGGATGTCAAAGGTCAACATTTAAAAGATCTTATGACTCACAAAAGACAGAGGCTTTTTTCACACATCGGTATGGGAAAGACCTccattttctgcctctttttaCTTCATTAGAGGGTTGGACTGCCCTCTCTGTTAGTCGAAAACTGCTTATTAAATACAGCAGCACATCAAAGGTTGTAAACTAAACCAATGGCATAGAGGCTGGATGAAGTCACTGACATGTAAGGCTGCTTAGAGAAATAGAAAGATagaaagacatgagaaatatttGTCAGATGTTGGTAAAGTGGCTGACTTTTAAAAGGGGGTGAATAATGCCACTGTTTTGTATGAATTGGATAGCTGTGTGGGGTTTATCTATAAACCAGCACCAGCCTTagatgtaacttttttttttccaaggcaCAAGCTGTGCAGAAGCAGCAAACTATAATAACAAATGGGTTATTTACTTATATTTACTCAAAAAAATATTAGTTTCAATTCACTTATATTATCACCTACTGTATGAAACCCTTGCTGTCTGAGACACCATGTGTCTTTGTCAGCCGTGAGCAAGCTGGATGGCAtgcaaacatgtaaataaaatgtcatgtatGGAGAGCAACCATGTGAGATCACCAGCCTTTCACCGAAATGAGACCAGGGTataaaccacaaacacagatagGTTCAGGATCTCCTGTAAGGGCGGACTGGTCATGTTTGATAACTAGATGATAAGTAGATATAAACACTGATATCACTAAACCCTGTGGAGCTACACATTAGTCACCGTTGCCACTTAGGAGGAAGGACAACTTATTTTCTCTTGTGGTGCAGCCCAGTCCGTTGATCCATATCTGTGAAGTTTTATTTAGGCATATGATTGGCATGAGAGCTGAAATTAAATGGTATTTCCTGTAACCAGGATCTGGTAGTGGGTTAGCGACTCAGCTCTAGATTGATATGGGTCATTTCTGACTTTGTGTCTCCTTAGCTTCCATTGAGCAACATCTCTGTCCCGGGTGTTTCAGGACAAGCTCGGGTTGTCGAGTCTCCCAGTTGTGGAGGTCCAGTGCGCAGCACCAGCTTGCCAACACCCAGCCCACCTGAGACCAACCCCACAGGAGACAGTGATTTCCTGGAAATCagaaagaaaggacagaaagagagtaAAGACAGTAAGAAGAAAGTAGGTGCCTCTTTATTTATACTGCCAGCCCACCACGTTAATGTCAAGTCGAAGACGACGCAGACTGAGGATTAGGATATACTGGTTACCATGGTAATTCACCTGAAGGCCATCTTTTTCAGCAGGTGAGCATCCATCTTCTCTGTCGAAGAGCCCTCTGTCTGGGGGTGTTCCTCCACAGGGGAtgggaggaggggagaggagcaGGGCGGTGGGAGGAGGTGGGAAGCATCCTGAGACGGTGGGGTAGCCAGATCTAAAGACTCCTATGAGGgagagataataaaataaaaacaaagaagacaCCAAGGTTGGGTTGTACTTAAACATGTTACAATTCATAATGCATATAATACCTGAAGCTTTAACCCAAAACATTATGAGCTCTCAGCTGAATAATTACAACTCCAAGTCAACACCATCAAGCATCATCACTGTGGCTCTGTGTTTATACACTAGACATTATATGGTCCATCACTTTGGTCTGATATTCTACAAAATCCAAATACCAACCTGAGACTTGCTCTCCTGGTGGTCTGAATCCTCCATGTCCAAAGCGCACAGTTCCAGCTCAATGTCTCGGCCCGGATCCGGTTCACTGTCGGCCCGGTTCTGATCCTGGCTGTAGACATTCTGATGTGCTGGCAGATCAGAAACTATTTTCTCTCCACTGCTAATTGAAGTTCGACGGCCACGAGGTTCCGACACACAAAGCTGCTCACTAAAAATCCATACAGATATAAAACAACCACAGCATCTGTTAAAACGTGTGTAGTGAGCGAAAGAGCACATTGTCCTTCTCATTTCTTTGTTTCAATATGTCTGTAAAAAATCTGTGATTAAAATAGCACGTCAACACCCTGGAAAATGTGTTAAAGTGCATGAGATATATGAGTGCAGAGGGGTTTCCTGGCTGCCCAGTGAGCTTTTACCAACCACCTAGCAGCTCTATTTATAGTCAGAGAGGAAATTACTGCGGCACATTGAGATAGGAGAGAGGGTTGAGAGTTGAGGAGTGAGAGCAAATGTGTTAAGCGTGATCAGGAATTAACTTCACTGTGTGGACAAGAGGTTAAGTGGAGCGTAATGTGAGCAACACTGTCAAAAGGTTTTCTGTTCAGTATTCAGTTCTTTCCATGCAGACTGTGTATGTTTTCCCATAGTTTAACAACATGTTCAGACCTGCTATCAGCTGCTATAACTAAATGAAACGACAACGTGCTGTACCTCTCTAGGAAGCTGGAGTGGCTAGAAGAGTCAGATCCTCTAGAACTCCATCTGTAGTCACTGTGATCCAACTGAGGGTTGTAGTCTGTGAGAGAGAAtccaaagaaaatgacaaaactacAAAACCATTATAATAAAAGATTATTATTCCCGCATATATTTACTATATATAATGCATATATTATATACCAAGTGCATTTCAAAAAAGGAGAGTAAATACCAACACGTGTATGATGGTAGGATGTTGAAATACAATCCTTATTGATCCCTCCTTACCTTTAAAGTTGATGGGTGTGGTGCTGGCACTGCTCTGGCAGGCGGTGGCTTGAACAGGGTCTGTGGTGTGGTATCCCGTGCGTGAAGCTCTGGATATGGCACCCCACTTGGAGATTATGGGCCCCTCACTAAAAGGTATGATCGGGTCCTCGTCTTTCAAGCGACGGCAGTGATCCAACGAATGCAGCCATCGCTTTCCGACACCAGCACTACTAACGCCTCCACCGCCGTTACTATCCAACTCCTGCATGAGAAAAACATGGACGCTGTCAGAAAATCAGGCCGCCAGAGAAAGTAATATTCAAGAGGATTAATGATTTGTCTTTAGacgtgtgtctgtgcgtgcTTGTAGGTGTGGGAAAAGTCTCACCGAGTGCTCTGAGCAGGAGTGagctgaagtgtgtgtgagtgtttcagGCTCAAAGGGGCTGAGGCAGGGGCCGATGGTTCCACAGGACCACGGAGAGTAGTGCGCTAAACTTTCCTCACTGCTGAATCTGCACCCCACACACTGACCTCCACTGCTCTCCACAtgctgaaagagagaaagcagtTCAAAATGTTGGGGTAATATATCACTTTCCTTCTTCTGGGTAAGAGAGACAGCTTCACATGGCTAAATCTAGATTTATCTGCTCAAGGGTCAGAGAGATTACAAGGATTTGTGGATTTTTCTTGGCTTTGAGGGCACCTAAAGACAACAGCTATAACTTTTGCCACCAGCAGCCAAGACAGAAGGAGAGTGTTTTTGGAAAGTAACAGTTTTGCTGCTTGCTGTACTGCACAAAATACAGGGCACTGTAAGATCATGAAGCGATGACACACCAAATTAATATAAGCTAATATATTAGATGTTTTAGAGCGTTGGTGGCTCACTAATCTGAATTTATGCTCTGAAAGCTGGTGCTGACGTATTACCACTTTGCTGCCATCCCTTCAGCAAGCGTCACTGAATCAAAATAGCCAGTCCTTTTGCCAAAGGTCTTGTtcacttctgcttgttatgGAAAGGTTTCAAAATTTAATTGAGACTGGTTTCTTTAATAAGAGCTCCATTTTTAAAGTGGATGTCTTCAAAAAAACATATCTGACATCCCGTTAAACAAAGCTTTACCCAGCCGAATGCCTGAGTCACTGCTTGTTAAAGCCTCTCCCCTCGCTTTCTCTTATCCCCTCTcattcacacacccacacccacacatgcacacactccacAATTGTGCATTGCTATGATATCTTCCTCCACAGTTGCTAAGCAACTATCTCCCACTTAAATTGCATTGGATACAGCCAAAACGCAAGATTTTGGACTAGGAATGAAATccaacatgtttaaaaatggaaaaaaatacatgcacTGTTCTCAGTTTCAGATGGTTAGAGtgactttaattttaaaaaatggttatAGTagcatttaatattaaaatgtcatACTTAACAATGCTTTGTGTATTTACATATGTAGTCACGCTTATTTGCTTTCTACCTCAGTTCCGAAATCGATGGTGAAGATGGGGGAGGACTGGGAGGGCCTGTTGGTGttgtgatggtggtgatgatgagcCCACTGTTCCTGCTTCCTTCTGTAAAGATCCTCATAGCCCAGAGCAACACGACCGTAATCCTGATGAGGGATTGTTGGAGAAGAGATGCAAAGtatggagaggaaaaagaacagaCAATTTTATTACATAATCAAAACATGATAATCagaatatatttattacatgttAATTAACGTTAATGTTGCAGTGATGCCATTAGGTACGCAACAAATCAGGCTACAACTTACAATTACTAGTTGGAAGCAAATCAGGTTGGTGGCAAAGACATTACTAATACAGAACTTTGAATTTTCATATGGCTCTCAAGGGAAAATCAAGTCTTCACATTCAATTTTGCTTCTGCATTTACTCAGTTTAGTTGTATTGTATTTCATGTCTGGTCTAGGTCATGACtcaagagcagagagaggaatcAAATTAAAGACGTTGGgctggaaacaataaaaacatctgtagAATATCCTGTAATGCAGTGCAGTAGCTGGTCATTTTTGTGGTGTCATTTTGGTATTGCTTCCTGTATAATGTGAGAActtcctgttattttgtcctACTACTCtgtttactgtatatgcagATAGTAAACAAGTGCACTGCCTTGCATTGCAATGTCTCTGTTTTCAATGTCTAATTGATCCTGCACAACTGaaaggttttttattttgttttttgtggttgACTTACCAAAGTGCTTGACAAATGAATGTTACAAAACttcaaatatacattttaatatgcataaattaaaaatactttgtagttatattttgatttttagcCTTTCCTCACTGGGAATGTTGCATTTTCTGCATCCATCTTTCCATCTATAGTGTGCAGGTgatgtacaaatgttttttaaagtaaaaaaaaaagttatttattaTAGTTATTTTTACAAGTAGTCAAACTGGATAACTATTGTCAAATAGTTTTCCATATCATGGATAACTGTTGTCAAACATGTAAAAACTGTGTCCGTTATTACAAATAATGGGGACACCCACATAGCATTGGAAAACCATGCTGTAGTACTGCAGTAGTCATACTGGTAATGCTATATGATGACGTGAGAAGGAAAGAAGTGAGTGGAGGAGGTAGAGACATATTAAAGTGAGAAGTGGGAGGACTACACAGGAGGATGAGGCTATATACTGCAGCACTGTAGCTGGCAGCGAAGGTAGAGGTGAGATGATATGTGGGtgtaaaaagagaaagcaaaaggaaaTGTTGCTAAAAAGAATGCAGCAATATAAACTATTATTATAATCTGATCGGTAATTAATATCAGATGGCTTCACTGGATATACCTGATGTCACCCGAGAAATGTTTCATGatgtaaagaaaagaaacaaaacggAAGAGAAGTCATCATATATTAATTATTGTATAGTTCAGAGCAGATCATGTCTCTTCTATTATTGTATGTCCGCTTCAatctgtaattaaaaaatactgttttttaaGGCATAGAGCTAATAAAAACAGACGCCACGGTTGCAATGCTGGAGGAAGCTGTAGCCTAGTAACAATGGGCATGTGTTGCTATCTGAAAATAAATTCCTTCAGCCAATAAAAAGTGAGCATACTCCTTGGCCATTGTGTACATTGTGCGCTATTTCACTAACCCTGTGCAGCCCTGCACGATGTTCAGCTCCAGAGCAGTAGTTGCTATCTAGAGAGTTGAATCTCTCCCTGAGTGGAGGCTGGTAGACGGCGGAATGCAGCACCTCTGGAGGCAGTGAGTTACTCCTGGCATCCTCTCTGTGGTACAGCTGTAATAACAATCAACACTGTCATCAGTAAATTTTCAGAATGAGCAAATTATATAGTAACAAGATAATTAAATTAAAGCGAAGGCTCACCTGAGGCCTCCATACTCTCCTGCTGTCATAGAGGGGAGCATAAACCCCATGAGCAGGAGCCAGAGGCCCGTACTGAGGCTGTCCCGGGTGGGTATGGAAGGCAGGCGGACCCAGTCGATCTCTAGGTGGGTGTGGTGGGTATCccgatgaagaggaggaaggtgggTGTGGTGTTTGAGGATCACTGGGGTAGGAAGATGGTGCAGGGCCAATGGAAGGGGGTAGAGAGGACTCTGCGACGTTGGACGATCGGAGGAAGCGAGCCATGCAGGTTTTGTGAGGGTTGTGAAGAGTGGATGGGTAGTAAGAACCTGCTGAAGAAGAGGAGACAAGTAGAATgacaaaaaagtagaaaaaagcACATAGATTTGTactttttcaaaacaacaataaagtttttttttattttaacttcaatttaaaaaaaacagactcaCAGGTTGGTTGATAATGAGCTGTGTCATAAGCTGAGTGTGGCTCCTGATAGTACAGCTCTGACGCCTGAGAAGGGTGTGGTGCTCGCAGCATGAATGGACCATGTTTGGGTACAGGAGCACCACCATCACCCCGCCCAACTGTGGTCAAGGGAGATGATGCAGAAGAGTGGCTGACTGGAGTCCTGGGAGGAGAGCTGGGCTTtcttaaggaaaaaaaaaaaaagacaaaatgaactTGAAGCTACCTAAGGTCACAACTTCCTCACATCACATGAATGTTTATCAAGAACTATTTATTTCCCTGCCAATACTCTAAATATCCACTGTGCGCAGATCCACACATTACTTGACTTGTATGTGTACATTTGTATactcaaacacaaataaaagaaaatcaaattttGATTGTATCTTAATGAGAAATGAAATtataacaaaataacagaaataaaaccataCATGCAAATATACATTCACATATTGTGTAGTTTTTTTCTAATTTACTTATTAGTCATTTATTTAGCCAAATCCTGTGTCCACTAGCATCCAAAGAGGATGGTTGATCTTACTGTTCTGTTGACCCCGGTGTGGTTCTGATGGTGCTAGGTAGCCCATTGGACCCACTGGATCCATTTGGGGCtgctcttttcatttcctccaTCATGTCAGCCCCTCTGGAGATAAGCTGGGTGTGATTCAGACTGGGAACACCCTCTGTCAGGGAGGTCGTGTTTTCCCCTGTGCCTTTGAGCCCCTGCCCCATCCCTGCAGATCCATCTGTGTGGATGCTGCCCTCCATGGTGAAGGTTTTACCCATAACCCCCGGTGCTAAAGGGAAGGCACGGCCCACGCTGCTGCTCTTCTTGTTCCTCAGTCTAAATCTGTTTATATAAGAATGCATGTTAGAATACAGCGGGGAACGAACTTGCACTGAATGcaacatatgtgtgtgtattcgtGCATTGACATGCTCACTCACTTCTCCAGctcatcctgtgtgtgtgcgaaTGTACAGTTGGTTCCTCTGGGACAGCCTCCCTGCTGGCGTAGGTCTCGGCACATACTGGTCTTATACTTGCTGTTGGCCTGaggctgcaaaacacaaaaaaacaatgcacatTACATGTAAACTCATCAATTCAGTACAATTAAATCCATTcacattgtttaaaaaacacataactCTTAGTTTAAAGTTGTAGTGGTAATAGTAATAATACCAtagtagtagaagtagtagtagtagtagtagtaatgaTCAGTAAAGTGTAAAGTTCATGTTGTTAATGTTTACTCTTAATAGCATTTAAATGCCGTGTATACTGTAACAGATTAACTATTTCCAAGGTCATTCTATCATGCATTTGGATTTACTGCACTGGAGGAATCCCAGAATATATGACTATGGTTGTCAAACGATTATAAGACACAAAGGAATGATGGCACAAATCAAAACCCACAGACAGCTATGCACTTACTATAAAGGAAAGTTGCTAAGAAGCATAAAACTATGTTACAAAATAACTACTACGTGGTAACTCTTAGTGGACAGCACATTTTGTGTTTACAGGAAGGCTCTCATTCAAAACAATTTTCCCTGATTTAAAATTCTCCAAATGGAGATAAACATTGAGGTACACTAGTCTAGAAAGATCAAATCATTGTTCTTGTAAATAATTATTACTTAGAGACCTCTGACAAATGTCAGGTGTCGGACTCAATCCAGCGACATCACCACCATTAGCTGCTCAAAAAGACAGCTCCAGCTTCATTCTCCTACGCTGTATACACTATTAGTGATCAGTTCCAGttttcacagcagcacagtctgcTGATTGAATCATTTGAATGTCCTTGTACCAAGTAAATAATTATTACTGTAGCTATTTAGCTGAGCACACAATTGTTACCACTGTTTTGTTAGTGGCCAGAGACAGTTGAATTTCTTCTAAACTATCTTACATGCCAGATAGAAACAATGTGTGCTGCTAGACCTTGAGCATTTTATCTTGCATGTCGATGTCCTTGCACAGCGCCTGGATAGAGCAGGAGTATAAGCAGCAATTCTACACTTTCCCCTCTGGGCAAATACTATGTTACAGTCTTATCCAATTACATAAGTGCACCTGCGGTGTGTCGTGGCTCTTCTTGCTGAAGTTCTGTATAAATTCCACCAGTCCATGAACCACGGACTTCACAGCCAGCATCACGTTTTCCAGCTCCTGCCATGATGGTGCCGGGGCATCTGCACAAAGATCAGCAGTACAGTCTGTTTAGTAGAAACTCACATTACTGTAcaagttaaagttaaagttagTTAAACAAACTGCTCACAGGGACAATGCAAccatgttgatgttttccaTGCTCATTACAGTGACACTATACACTATACAAACAATTGCTAATCTTTAGCTTCAATTTAGCATTTAGCACAATGTCAGTAAAACTTGTTTAAAACTATCGTGAGGTCAATACAAGTAAATTACATGGTGgtagaaaccaaaacaatatcTCTAGTCTTGTGATAACCCAAGACGTACTTGCCTCACTACTCGATCTTAATAGTATTTGTACGATTAATTGGACAAAGTGAAGTACCGGGATTGTGGTCTATGTTGGCTAGTAGCTCTAGGTGCTGTCTAAGGCTTGTGAGGTTGGCAGGGTCTCCCGTCCTCTGTAGAACGATTGTCAGCTCCTGAACACTCTTTGCAAACGACTCTGGAGACTGTAACTGGAGCAGAAGACAGAAGGGAGTCAGTCTTTACAAAACATCACTTAGGaattaataaacatatttctcCTGTGCTCCTGTTCCCTAGTGACTTGTTAAACTCACTATTATACATTGCAAAAAAGGAGTTTAGCTGTAACAAACAGTGATACTTAATAATGTCCTGTTACTAATGACACGTATAAAAATCATGCTGGTACCTTGTCAATGATGGACTGCATATGTGACTTGTGGACCAGGTCTCCATACAGCAGAGAAGACCACTGCTCAGGTGAGATTCGTAGGCCTGCCTCCATGGCGATGTGGACAATCTGGGCATCGTGTTCTCTCCTTAGAGCCTCGTATGTACGAAATTCTTCCTTCAGCTGCATCAGCGAGGAGTCCTCATCACGCTTGGTCACctgagagggaggagagggcaaacagacaaagaagaCGAAGAAGGAGAAAGCATGGACAGAATATAGGGTTATTATGTCTTAGGAGGCTTTCACAGAAAGCAAAAAGGAGTTAAAATTTTATGTTACCtgaaaactaatatttagtaTTACAGTGTATTATAGTGACCTCATGCACAGTAGCTAATGGGATACATCTAATTTACACTTTATAAAGTTTATGTCctgctttttctttaaaaataaaattgtattttgttCGTAAAAAATGTTACCAGTCACTCAGTTTATTTGCATGTAGTGTCTTCAGACTATTAAACTCAAATTCAATTAAGACATAGGGATTATCCCCTTCTAAGATTTTGCCCTATGAGTAATCATCATAAGACACTAACACATTTAGCACCAGCTGTCAGTTACATATCTACGGTAACAGAcaccacagtgaaaacaacagcTAAATCTTCAGCTTCATCTATCTTTCTCTGTATCgctgtgctgtcagtctctgtccTGCAAGGCAGGGCAACAAGTGCAAATATAGACCGCTGTTACATCACGAGCAGATAGCTGGCATATCTGCCCTACCAGCGATGTGTGTCATCAGATAGCAGGCACAgaaatactcacacacacaaaatatgtcAATCTAATACTTTGACTCATGTTAAGAAAAtagctttaaataaaataaaatagctttgtgtgtgtgtgtgtgtgtgtgtgtgtgtgtgtgtgtgtgtgtgtgtgtgtgtgtgtgtgtgtgtccattcaTGTTCCCTGTACAGTACCTTAAAGCAGGAGGCCCTGTAGAGCAGCTGCACCACATGGCCTATGCTGGTTTTGGAGGCTTGGGGGAACCGAGCCTCGAGCTTCTGAACTACAAACAAAACCAGCACCTTCCTGGATAGAGCTGAGCCATCCTCCAGAGCCAGTAAAACCAGCTTCAGCGCATCCTCTTGCATAGCTGACAGGAGTTGGAGGACAATGTAGGGATAGGGCAAATAACAGGGAAAAAGAGGGAATGGCAGAAGGAAGCATGAAAAAGAATAAGAGCAAGAGGGAATGATGAGAAAATCAGAGAGAaatatgcaacaaaaacaaatccagtGACAGGTGGGCATTCATATGCATCACAGCACTgtgagaaatatatatattaaatttcTCCACTGAGCAAACAAAGACTAATCACCAAACAGGTTTATTTCGAACACATGAAGGATCTTAGCAACAGGTGTCCTCAGACTTTTAAATGAACTCATTCTGTTATCATGACGGGAAACATTTTCCCAGTCAGAATCTGCCCTATGAGTAATCATCACAGGACACCGGGTACAAGCGCCAGCAGACCGTTTGGTGAGGTAATCTACAACAGCAGTCTAGACAATTCAAAATGAAACTTGGAAACAGT
Proteins encoded in this window:
- the rc3h2 gene encoding roquin-2 isoform X4, which gives rise to MPVQAAQWTEFLSCPICYNEFDNSSHQPISLGCSHTVCKTCLHKLHRKACPFDQTPINTDIDLLPVNCALLQLVGAQVPDVQPVSLSSTAEVEHYEACRVCVEELALYLKPISGAKGVATLSPSVLSRPMQRKLVTLVNCQLVEEEGRVRAVRAGRSLGERTVTELILQHQNPQQLSANLWAAVRARGCQFLGPAMQEDALKLVLLALEDGSALSRKVLVLFVVQKLEARFPQASKTSIGHVVQLLYRASCFKVTKRDEDSSLMQLKEEFRTYEALRREHDAQIVHIAMEAGLRISPEQWSSLLYGDLVHKSHMQSIIDKLQSPESFAKSVQELTIVLQRTGDPANLTSLRQHLELLANIDHNPDAPAPSWQELENVMLAVKSVVHGLVEFIQNFSKKSHDTPQPQANSKYKTSMCRDLRQQGGCPRGTNCTFAHTQDELEKFRLRNKKSSSVGRAFPLAPGVMGKTFTMEGSIHTDGSAGMGQGLKGTGENTTSLTEGVPSLNHTQLISRGADMMEEMKRAAPNGSSGSNGLPSTIRTTPGSTEQKPSSPPRTPVSHSSASSPLTTVGRGDGGAPVPKHGPFMLRAPHPSQASELYYQEPHSAYDTAHYQPTSGSYYPSTLHNPHKTCMARFLRSSNVAESSLPPSIGPAPSSYPSDPQTPHPPSSSSSGYPPHPPRDRLGPPAFHTHPGQPQYGPLAPAHGVYAPLYDSRRVWRPQLYHREDARSNSLPPEVLHSAVYQPPLRERFNSLDSNYCSGAEHRAGLHRDYGRVALGYEDLYRRKQEQWAHHHHHHNTNRPSQSSPIFTIDFGTEHVESSGGQCVGCRFSSEESLAHYSPWSCGTIGPCLSPFEPETLTHTSAHSCSEHSELDSNGGGGVSSAGVGKRWLHSLDHCRRLKDEDPIIPFSEGPIISKWGAISRASRTGYHTTDPVQATACQSSASTTPINFKDYNPQLDHSDYRWSSRGSDSSSHSSFLESEQLCVSEPRGRRTSISSGEKIVSDLPAHQNVYSQDQNRADSEPDPGRDIELELCALDMEDSDHQESKSQESLDLATPPSQDASHLLPPPCSSPLLPSPVEEHPQTEGSSTEKMDAHLLKKMAFR